In the genome of Chaetodon auriga isolate fChaAug3 chromosome 15, fChaAug3.hap1, whole genome shotgun sequence, one region contains:
- the dnajc18 gene encoding dnaJ homolog subfamily C member 18 — MDKDEADRLIEKAKLCLRSGRKERALQLLYEAQNIYPSTRARVLIDAIVRNGGTAAPEANHVPPPTGWRDEDIGHNETSNASGDEKKSYTEEQRQGVLRIKNCKDFYEILGVSKNASDEDLKKAYRKLALKFHPDKNFAPGATDAFKAIGNAYAVLSNPEKRQQYDQYGDQSAASNAPHQSSHSRHGYHRNFHRDFEADISPEELFNIFFGGRFPTGNIHVYTNQGASYSQFYQPRRRRAHERREEVVEDNQSQNTFTAFLQLLPVLVLILISVFTQMMATNPPYSLFYKPAMGLVVSRETQHMGVPYYVDKSFVKEYRGAALEELEKTIESDYIEHLQNSCWKEKQQKSDLANLGQLYRDERLKQKAESMRLDNCEKLHRLLGRQRGK, encoded by the exons ATGGACAAAGACGAAGCAGACCGGCTGATAGAGAAGGCGAAGCTGTGTTTGCGGTCTGGACGGAAAGAACGGGCGCTGCAGCTGCTCTATGAAGCCCAGAATATTTACCCCAGCACCCGAGCCAGAG TGCTGATAGATGCCATCGTGAGGAACGGAGGCACCGCAGCTCCAGAGGCAAACCACGTGCCCCCGCCGACTGGCTGGAGAGACGAGGACATCGGACACAATGAAACAAGTAACGCGAGTGGTGATGAAAAGAAGAGCTACACTGAGGAGCAGCGGCAGGGTGTTCTCAG GATAAAGAATTGCAAGGACTTTTATGAAATCCTTGGTGTTTCCAAAAATGCCAGCGATGAGGATTTGAAGAAGGCCTACAGGAAGCTGGCGCTCAAGTTTCACCCCGACAAGAACTTTGCACCAGGAGCCACAGACGCTTTCAAAG CAATAGGCAACGCATATGCAGTGCTGAGCAATCCAGAGAAGAGGCAGCAGTATGATCAATACGGAGATCAATCTGCGGCTTCGAACGCACCCCACCAATCCAGCCACAGTCGCCATGGTTACCACCGAAACTTCCACAGAGACTTTGAGGCCGACATTTCCCCCGAGGAGCTCTTCAACATTTTCTTTGGTGGAAGGTTTCCCACAG gAAATATCCACGTGTACACCAACCAGGGAGCCTCCTACTCTCAGTTCTATCAGCCTCGTCGCCGACGTGCTCATGAGAGGCgcgaggaggtggtggaggacaACCAGAGTCAG AACACCTTCACAGcgttcctgcagctgctccctgTGCTGGTGCTAATCCTCATATCAGTGTTTACTCAGATGATGGCCACTAACCCGCCCTACAGTCTCTTCTATAAGCC GGCCATGGGGCTGGTGGTGTCCAGGGAGACGCAGCACATGGGTGTACCGTACTATGTGGATAAAAGTTTCGTGAAGGAATACCGTGGAGCAGCGCTGGAGGAGCTAGAGAAAACCATTGAGAGCGACTATATCGAACATCTGcagaacagctgctggaaagagaaacagcaga AGTCAGACTTGGCCAACCTCGGACAACTGTACCGAGACGAGCGTTTAAAGCAGAAGGCCGAGTCAATGAGGCTGGACAACTGCGAGAAACTGCATCGACTGCTCGGGCGCCAGAGAGGCAAATGA
- the LOC143333108 gene encoding serine/threonine-protein kinase pim-2-like, with product MSDDFHVQHTLLTLSPKVHLKRCHTDPIVNAVKDCKSDGRQKTSKRFFEKSFERASQRWRTSHSSSRDSSIINISSGREGRASRKRKSEETEEPRKRSRKRSSSSKASSDHVTQASSSNTSSSATTALHYSRAAFVSKYIKSGHLLGGGSFGLVYAGHRRHDNLPVALKHICHDSIERTPLCLDGKICQVPMEVALLLRLRPAAGETSAAVALLDWYDLVDELILVLERPVPCMDLLDYTASRGYSLQEYRAKIITKQLVDAFIEIHSRGVFHRDIKPDNILIETGSDIPHVRIIDFGCGTYLNEGLYHTKAGAREYAPPEWFLHQRYRGESTTVWQLGVMLFRITHPFLPFRYGCEIIHKHPIIRSSLSSNCRDFLLSCLTKNPEARPTLETLKNHSWLN from the exons ATGTCGGACGACTTTCATGTACAGCACACCCTGCTCACCCTTAGTCCTAAAGTACACTTAAAGC GATGCCACACTGACCCCATTGTCAATGCAGTAAAGGACTGCAAATCAGATGGAAGACAGAAGACCTCCAAAAGATTTTTTGAGAAGAGTTTTGAAAGAGCCAGCCAGAGGTGGAGGACAAGTCACAGTTCCTCCAGGGACTCCAGCATCATCAACATCTCCTCTGGAAGGGAAGGGAGGGCCAGCAGAAAGAGGAAGtctgaggaaacagaggagcccaggaagaggagcagaaagaggtCCAGTTCCTCTAAGGCATCCAGTGACCATGTAACCCAGGCTTCCTCCAGTAACACCTCCTCTTCAGCAACCACCGCCCTCCATTATAGCAGAG ctgcctTTGTGTCCAAATACATAAAGTCGGGGCACCTGCTAGGTGGAGGAAGCTTTGGATTGGTCTATGCTGGTCACCGCAGACACGACAATCTGCCT gTGGCCCTAAAACACATCTGCCACGACAGCATTGAGCGCACACCACTG TGTCTGGATGGGAAAATTTGCCAAGTCCCTATGGAGGTGGCACTGCTGCTGAGACtcagaccagcagcaggagagacCAGTGCAGCCGTGGCCCTGCTGGACTGGTACGATCTGGTAGATGAGCTGATTCTTGTCCTAGAGAGACCAGTGCCCTGCATGGACCTGCTAGACTACACTGCATCAAGAGGGTACTCGTTGCAGGAGTACAGGGCTAAA aTCATAACCAAACAGCTGGTGGATGCCTTCATTGAGATCCACTCCAGAGGTGTATTCCACAGGGACATCAAGCCAGACAACATTCTGATTGAAACCGGCTCTGATATTCCACACGTCAGGATTATTGATTTTGGTTGTGGCACATACCTGAACGAGGGGCTGTACCATACAAAAGCAG GAGCTCGTGAATATGCCCCACCTGAGTGGTTCCTGCACCAGCGTTACAGGGGAGAATCAACAACAGTGTGGCAGCTCGGAGTAATGCTGTTTCGGATAACGCACCCATTTCTCCCCTTCCGCTACGGCTGTGAGATTATCCATAAACACCCTATAATCAGATCTAGTCTTTCTTCTA ACTGCCGCGATTTTCTTCTGAGCTGTCTGACCAAGAACCCAGAGGCGCGACCCACCCTGGAGACGCTTAAGAACCACTCCTGGCTGAATTGA